Proteins from one Primulina huaijiensis isolate GDHJ02 chromosome 18, ASM1229523v2, whole genome shotgun sequence genomic window:
- the LOC140964129 gene encoding uncharacterized protein, which produces MMNVFALGLLFTSLVTAGFFSPTPEKQNSKENIVLKDGHRIVVEFEKDNGNTKVSISPQDHKGSTENMEDKVSEKSEGVNGRLKEEDSAIPEEIHRGFSPSELVCDAYGKCKHKIAAAMGKTKEAVAEKAHEVEEEAGEAIGKVKDTITHSAHRVSDKARESTENVKESAREAKDKVSEKASEMKEGASVQAEKAKSHVSEKAKEAEEMVGDVSDRVKQGAQRVKEEGKRELRGSFQRARDIGVRVFASLVPPMNLNSVSGVLHLLGFTAAYGMCIWVTFASSYVLAGTLPRHQFGMVQSRIYPVYFKAMAYCVGMALFGHLLSQRKRLYPVSVGMFQSFNLVVSLVMVLANMMYLEPRATKVMFERMKMEKEEGRGKESGVTEPRGRNVDPTTESLARGLSSTEGSPGSAEGKQEDTAAEAKAEMARMTEMLRRLNSYSSFLNVLTLMSLTCHLVYLGQRLHVAC; this is translated from the exons ATGATGAATGTTTTCGCTTTGGGTCTTTTGTTCACTTCACTTGTGACGGCGGGGTTCTTTTCTCCGACCCCGGAGAAGCAGAATTCCAAAGAGAATATCGTGTTGAAAGATGGGCACAGGATTGTGGTTGAATTTGAGAAGGATAATGGAAATACCAAGGTCTCCATTTCACCCCAAGATCACAAGGGGTCCACGGAAAATATGGAGGACAAAGTGTCTGAGAAGTCGGAGGGCGTGAACGGTAGATTAAAAGAAGAAGATTCCGCGATACCTGAAGAAATCCATCGTGGGTTTAGTCCAAGTGAGCTTGTGTGCGATGCATATGGCAAGTGTAAGCATAAAATTGCTGCCGCCATGGGTAAGACGAAAGAAGCGGTGGCGGAGAAGGCCCATGAGGTCGAGGAAGAGGCGGGTGAGGCCATTGGTAAAGTTAAAGATACTATTACTCATTCAGCGCATCGGGTCTCGGATAAAGCCCGGGAATCAACAGAAAATGTGAAGGAGTCTGCAAGAGAAGCGAAGGATAAGGTTTCTGAGAAGGCCAGCGAAATGAAAGAAGGCGCCTCTGTTCAAGCCGAGAAGGCGAAGAGCCATGTGTCAGAAAAGGCAAAAGAAGCGGAAGAAATGGTGGGAGATGTATCGGACAGAGTGAAACAGGGCGCTCAAAGGGTGAAAGAAGAAGGGAAAAGAGAACTAAGGGGCTCGTTCCAGAGGGCTCGGGATATTGGGGTCCGCGTTTTTGCATCCTTGGTACCCCCGATGAACTTGAACTCGGTGTCTGGCGTGCTGCATTTGCTGGGATTTACGGCGGCTTATGGGATGTGCATTTGGGTTACTTTCGCTTCGAGTTATGTTCTGGCTGGGACTTTGCCTAGGCACCAGTTTGGTATGGTGCAGAGCAGGATTTATCCTGTGTACTTTAAGGCTATGGCTTATTGTGTGGGGATGGCATTGTTCGGACACTTACTGAGCCAGAGGAAAAGGTTGTATCCAGTTAGTGTTGGCATGTTTCAGTCTTTCAATCTTGTGGTATCACTTGTTATGGTTTTGGCCAACATGATGTATTTGGAGCCCCGCGCAACAAAG gtgatgtttgaaagaatGAAGATGGAAAAGGAAGAAGGGAGAGGAAAAGAGAGCGGCGTCACGGAGCCGAGAGGCCGAAACGTCGATCCGACAACCGAATCTCTGGCGAGAGGCCTAAGCAGCACGGAAGGGAGTCCGGGATCAGCTGAAGGAAAACAAGAGGATACAGCAGCAGAAGCCAAGGCTGAAATGGCGAGAATGACAGAGATGCTGAGGAGGCTGAACTCTTACTCTTCATTCCTCAATGTTCTGACTCTTATGTCTCTCACATGTCACCTGGTCTACTTAGGACAACGCTTGCATGTCGCATGTTAA